In Fluviicola taffensis DSM 16823, the following are encoded in one genomic region:
- the plsY gene encoding glycerol-3-phosphate 1-O-acyltransferase PlsY: MNWTDFLWAIPAYFLGSIPTAVWVGRAKYDLDVREHGSKNAGATNTFRVLGKKAGRVVLTIDILKGMLAVLIPYFVLPVPFSSPHLTHIQLVASFMAVLGHVFPVFAGFKGGKGVATSLGVIVGLQPLAAGICLIVFLIVFITTHYVSLGSICAAIVFSGCLWLFPINTYALPIFGSLLAFIVIFAHRKNIKRLVDGTEGKMNLFKK, translated from the coding sequence ATGAACTGGACTGATTTTTTATGGGCTATACCTGCATATTTTTTAGGATCAATACCAACTGCGGTTTGGGTTGGTCGTGCAAAATATGATTTAGATGTTCGAGAACATGGAAGTAAAAATGCGGGAGCAACAAATACGTTTCGTGTACTTGGAAAAAAAGCAGGTAGAGTCGTTCTTACAATAGATATTTTGAAAGGAATGCTGGCAGTACTGATTCCGTATTTTGTACTGCCAGTTCCTTTTTCTTCCCCTCATTTAACACACATTCAATTAGTTGCTTCTTTCATGGCTGTTTTGGGACACGTTTTTCCCGTTTTTGCGGGTTTCAAAGGAGGGAAGGGGGTTGCAACATCACTTGGAGTAATCGTCGGACTTCAGCCTTTAGCAGCAGGAATTTGTCTCATTGTCTTTTTAATTGTCTTTATAACAACTCATTATGTTTCCTTAGGATCCATTTGTGCGGCAATTGTTTTTTCAGGTTGTTTGTGGTTATTCCCAATAAATACGTACGCTTTACCTATCTTTGGGTCCTTATTAGCGTTCATTGTGATTTTTGCCCATCGTAAAAATATCAAACGATTAGTCGATGGAACAGAAGGTAAAATGAACCTTTTTAAGAAATAA
- a CDS encoding PD40 domain-containing protein, whose amino-acid sequence MLSLKSFKRINAWLLLFLFIQTAQLSFAQESETELKENAAKLFDSEKFVEATSLYLRLIALNPRSTEYNYRYGTCLLFNSNRKQDAFKYLNYSVTDPTIAPAAYFYLGKAYHLNFQFNEAIKNYNIYIQKSGGNPNPNFETSHQIEMCQNGKKLLTTISDLVVLEKKEIEYASFFRLYNLSNIGGVNLITADYQSKIDKKKNHIPLIHFPDKAQTIYYSSYGDSDKGSKDIYCRRRLPDGKWGLPSLVTGNVNTKYDEDFPYLSPNGQYLYFCSKGHNSMGGFDIYRSKFDFETNSFGDPENMDFAISSPDNDLFYVVDSLEKNAYFASTRQSENGKIHVYKVRVDRVPLQLAIIKGDFISTINPENKKVTIKVVDFNSGDEIGVFKSNDKGKYLITLPKAGKYTYEMTVDGSTSVHKSQVTIPILKEFKPLKQKIQEELLNKEDVVRVVDQFNEEVEDAQGILAEVIRARAELNVNAGNFDILALDSEKENKKVLADIGLEGASNQEIISKFEGIQQKQGQKLDGLRRLETGSLVAIVDKAIEAENLQAEVKKDVARANAASTNTEKNEILLAANDKVEKILELKEEIQRIDQFVDSISKLIPKEQEKLQSITALKETVSKSVIDEKFDQLKDAVVAKADLVKSIESEKETHPVDNLLAQNETLGKQSEQLKKQLKSYKENDQNLVQELKALKTELGEAKSKDQSAIQSKIDAKEAEQKLVAEEVKRLTDKVAEIHKVEVLNTKEITFINNLQHTNDNRTVTKAEADAKVDEINANNVRSLEAYVKQQVKSIDTTEITARSNDVLVQESKERIEEFEADYSLAQTAVDKQSDLTHEEKVALKIQNNEQLDKKLTQELSKIDEGLAKNPTDSELKKQKEKVLALKTENLSNKETILTEAQLPINVSTTPEKELTALVPNYETLLKNAGNESDVEAKLKAENQVDEMLLDQVDQEMERVYESLTKDPLNQKLQDKKEALISLKKQKEGVVKERQDKLDELQTAKNDQVAAVSIEKELNQVAPNYEEEKKVIGTKNGLEELKALNQLETKVNESINKELTILNLKTDPVSTKRKEVLGELRKQFEENISSRNETIKELTTTASKDPINPTDNNAFKEILPSYNENIATIEAGTSTGLEKSQLIIEEESKLLTAINQEQDKLKKIIGKNPTDSLSINTLLDLNELETLHESKLDELKQTAISQAKAKLKDEQVRQEILPTYQMLSQDEIQRLNPDQAKENLLQEKELQTALEKQIQANKKSLDTKFSAEKTAENQVLTDLLQQSKETEEELKAVASKTPIATTTTKEIASLNVVLGKDYEFAMTQKPANKEEASKQLQILNELSESIELKLDEEKRSETRNESHIQIFENQLASIKARKETVNSEFVQIVEVKTPKTENPESDLAQLKSDEKQLKTELTNATPKGKTEIEKKLAENHANQQKIELAIQEKQVTELKAKSDEKKVGLEEIETTNPLKEVVLSRTAEKLVSEDKIFEKTSQITLIEASTDFLLSQKAFEETNQIVQTETALKEQRRRFSIEIGELESEMEQSKSDSKRTEELKLQRKALQDAIAKIDQQLVLLDKEKSYDLINDPALSKSVSVEEEQKIASSKEYPELREQQQAINRLKESANQTQNSIVEKRKEYVLATNSTEKERIQTQIQQLGNELAAQNKEIVSKETVLNTALNNVDGDKEAWKNVLTREVQPKTAVSTSISEVLAPEVGSGFEIKKENGTEPRTIKKVIPLGIKAPTGLVYRVQVGAFAKPIPEDLFKEFTPVTGEKLDNGITRYLAGYFGNRQKVLDAQQAIRGIGYKDAFVVAYCDGKRISLAEARQLEEQGLCKPMRQDSIVMEVIQNTIAQLPLDTIAKYKTEPKVSDYNKAPGAVSAIAIEEIKGLFFTVQVGVYNRPATKEQLRDINPLVTRRLENGQIRYSTGTFRSVDAARPKKAEAVEKGVLDAFITAYYDGERISLQEAKKLLADQGEAVLFKEQELPKVEETPVSDQVVKDYAKANPLIEKPVFNQYALVSQESYSEYPRKIMNQLRIQGDFYFDQTDLRIKTQLEEALPKLVNSTILFDTIVQKPLISADINEPNRTLVVGIWDFKEISGSWANWLLRLTLPYEVKTSSSIIEISMNVSGEEERKKVEALFTAQGGRLKTE is encoded by the coding sequence ATGTTGAGCTTGAAGTCATTTAAAAGAATAAATGCTTGGTTACTGCTATTTCTGTTTATCCAAACGGCTCAACTTTCTTTTGCGCAAGAATCTGAAACCGAATTAAAAGAAAATGCTGCAAAACTCTTCGATTCTGAGAAATTTGTAGAAGCAACATCTCTTTATCTTCGCTTAATAGCACTGAATCCAAGATCAACAGAATACAATTACCGATATGGAACTTGCCTGTTATTCAATTCAAATAGAAAACAAGATGCGTTTAAGTATTTGAATTATTCGGTTACAGATCCAACCATTGCTCCTGCGGCCTATTTTTATTTAGGAAAAGCATATCACTTGAACTTTCAGTTTAATGAAGCAATTAAAAACTATAACATCTATATTCAAAAAAGTGGGGGTAATCCAAATCCCAATTTTGAAACAAGTCACCAAATAGAAATGTGTCAGAATGGAAAAAAATTACTGACAACAATTTCGGATTTGGTGGTGCTAGAGAAAAAAGAAATTGAATATGCTTCTTTCTTTCGCTTGTATAACCTTTCAAACATCGGTGGAGTAAACTTAATCACGGCTGATTACCAATCTAAAATTGATAAAAAGAAAAATCATATTCCACTCATTCATTTTCCAGATAAAGCCCAAACGATTTACTATTCTTCCTACGGAGATTCAGATAAGGGAAGCAAGGATATTTATTGTAGAAGAAGACTTCCAGACGGAAAATGGGGACTTCCTTCCTTGGTTACTGGAAATGTAAACACGAAATACGATGAGGATTTTCCGTATTTAAGTCCAAATGGTCAATATCTGTATTTTTGCTCCAAAGGCCACAATTCGATGGGTGGATTTGATATATATAGATCTAAGTTCGATTTCGAAACCAACTCATTTGGCGATCCTGAAAATATGGATTTCGCTATTTCCTCACCCGACAATGATCTCTTTTATGTAGTTGATTCCTTGGAGAAAAATGCCTATTTCGCTTCTACTAGACAAAGTGAAAATGGAAAAATTCATGTTTACAAAGTGCGAGTTGATCGGGTTCCTTTGCAATTGGCAATTATAAAAGGTGATTTTATTTCCACGATAAATCCGGAAAATAAAAAAGTAACTATCAAAGTGGTCGATTTCAATTCGGGTGACGAAATTGGAGTTTTCAAATCGAATGACAAAGGAAAATACCTCATTACACTTCCAAAAGCAGGAAAGTATACCTACGAAATGACTGTTGATGGAAGTACAAGCGTTCATAAATCGCAAGTTACTATTCCAATTCTAAAGGAGTTTAAACCTTTGAAACAGAAAATTCAAGAAGAATTATTGAACAAAGAAGATGTTGTTCGAGTGGTTGATCAGTTCAACGAGGAAGTAGAAGATGCTCAAGGGATTCTGGCTGAAGTCATCAGGGCACGTGCTGAATTGAACGTTAATGCAGGGAATTTTGATATCCTTGCTTTGGATTCAGAGAAAGAGAATAAAAAAGTACTGGCTGATATTGGTTTAGAAGGGGCTTCGAATCAGGAAATTATTTCGAAATTTGAGGGGATTCAACAAAAACAAGGACAAAAGCTGGATGGATTAAGGCGTTTGGAAACAGGTTCCTTGGTTGCAATAGTCGATAAGGCGATTGAAGCAGAAAATCTACAGGCAGAAGTCAAAAAAGATGTAGCGCGGGCAAATGCGGCATCAACGAATACTGAAAAAAACGAGATTTTATTAGCAGCTAACGACAAAGTAGAAAAGATTTTGGAGCTGAAGGAAGAAATTCAGCGGATTGATCAATTTGTTGATAGTATTTCGAAATTGATCCCAAAAGAACAGGAAAAATTGCAATCAATTACTGCATTGAAAGAAACGGTTAGTAAATCGGTAATTGATGAAAAGTTCGACCAGCTCAAAGATGCGGTAGTTGCGAAAGCCGATTTGGTGAAAAGTATTGAAAGCGAAAAAGAAACACATCCTGTAGATAACCTCTTGGCTCAAAACGAAACCTTGGGAAAACAATCCGAACAGCTCAAGAAACAATTGAAATCGTACAAAGAGAACGACCAAAACTTGGTACAAGAGCTGAAGGCTTTGAAAACAGAATTGGGAGAAGCTAAATCAAAAGATCAGTCTGCAATTCAGTCGAAAATTGATGCAAAGGAAGCAGAACAAAAGTTAGTTGCTGAAGAAGTAAAACGCTTAACGGATAAAGTAGCAGAGATACACAAAGTCGAGGTGTTAAATACAAAGGAAATTACGTTCATCAATAATCTTCAGCATACGAATGATAACCGGACTGTCACGAAAGCAGAGGCTGATGCGAAAGTGGATGAAATCAATGCAAACAATGTTCGTTCACTAGAAGCGTATGTGAAACAACAAGTTAAAAGTATCGATACTACTGAGATTACTGCTAGAAGTAACGATGTGTTGGTGCAAGAATCGAAAGAACGTATCGAAGAATTTGAAGCTGATTATTCGTTAGCTCAAACTGCAGTCGATAAGCAATCGGATTTGACACATGAAGAAAAAGTGGCTTTGAAGATTCAAAATAATGAGCAATTGGATAAAAAATTGACTCAGGAATTATCCAAAATTGATGAAGGATTAGCGAAAAACCCAACAGACTCAGAACTAAAGAAACAGAAGGAAAAAGTGTTGGCTCTGAAAACGGAGAATCTTTCTAACAAAGAAACAATCCTTACTGAAGCTCAACTTCCTATAAATGTTTCTACAACCCCTGAAAAAGAATTAACAGCTTTGGTTCCTAACTATGAAACTCTTCTTAAAAATGCAGGAAATGAATCGGATGTAGAAGCAAAGTTGAAGGCTGAAAATCAAGTGGATGAAATGCTCTTAGATCAAGTGGATCAAGAAATGGAACGCGTTTATGAATCCTTGACAAAAGATCCGTTGAATCAAAAATTACAAGATAAAAAAGAAGCTTTAATTAGCTTGAAAAAACAAAAAGAAGGAGTCGTTAAGGAACGCCAAGATAAATTGGATGAATTACAAACTGCTAAAAATGATCAAGTTGCTGCAGTAAGTATTGAGAAGGAGTTGAATCAAGTTGCTCCGAATTACGAAGAAGAGAAAAAAGTAATTGGAACCAAGAACGGTTTGGAAGAATTGAAGGCTTTGAATCAATTGGAAACGAAAGTCAATGAATCTATAAATAAAGAATTGACGATTTTAAATCTGAAAACAGATCCTGTTAGTACCAAACGAAAAGAGGTTCTTGGAGAATTGAGAAAGCAATTTGAAGAGAATATTTCCTCTCGAAATGAAACGATAAAAGAGTTGACAACCACTGCATCTAAAGATCCAATCAACCCAACGGACAATAATGCGTTTAAAGAAATTCTTCCTTCTTACAACGAAAATATCGCTACTATTGAAGCAGGAACTTCTACCGGATTAGAAAAGAGTCAGTTAATTATTGAGGAAGAATCCAAATTATTAACGGCAATTAATCAAGAACAAGATAAACTAAAGAAAATCATTGGGAAAAATCCAACAGATTCTCTTTCAATCAATACATTACTTGATTTGAATGAATTGGAAACGCTTCATGAATCGAAATTGGATGAATTAAAGCAAACTGCTATTTCTCAGGCAAAAGCGAAATTGAAGGATGAACAAGTGCGTCAGGAAATTTTGCCAACTTATCAAATGTTGAGTCAGGATGAAATTCAACGCCTGAATCCAGATCAAGCTAAAGAGAATCTTCTCCAAGAAAAGGAACTTCAAACAGCCCTAGAAAAACAAATTCAAGCGAATAAGAAGAGTTTGGACACCAAATTTTCAGCTGAAAAAACTGCAGAGAATCAAGTTTTGACTGATTTGTTGCAACAATCAAAAGAAACGGAAGAAGAATTAAAAGCTGTAGCAAGTAAAACTCCAATTGCTACTACAACTACAAAAGAAATTGCTAGTTTGAATGTTGTTTTAGGAAAAGATTACGAGTTTGCAATGACTCAAAAGCCAGCAAATAAAGAAGAGGCGTCCAAACAATTGCAAATTTTGAATGAATTGTCAGAAAGTATCGAGTTGAAATTGGATGAAGAGAAGCGTTCTGAAACAAGGAATGAATCACATATTCAGATTTTTGAAAATCAATTGGCATCAATCAAAGCTCGAAAAGAAACGGTTAATTCTGAATTTGTACAGATTGTTGAAGTTAAAACTCCAAAAACTGAAAACCCGGAATCTGATTTGGCTCAGTTGAAAAGTGATGAGAAACAATTGAAAACTGAATTAACGAATGCAACTCCGAAAGGAAAAACTGAGATAGAGAAGAAATTGGCGGAAAATCATGCCAATCAGCAAAAAATAGAGCTTGCGATTCAAGAGAAGCAAGTAACAGAATTGAAGGCGAAATCCGACGAAAAGAAAGTTGGTTTAGAAGAAATTGAAACAACGAATCCACTGAAGGAAGTTGTATTAAGTCGTACAGCTGAAAAACTAGTTTCTGAGGATAAAATATTTGAGAAAACGAGTCAAATTACCTTAATTGAAGCTTCAACCGATTTTTTGCTGAGTCAGAAAGCATTTGAAGAGACAAATCAAATTGTGCAAACTGAAACTGCATTAAAGGAACAGCGTCGTCGCTTTTCAATAGAAATTGGCGAGTTGGAATCTGAAATGGAGCAATCAAAATCGGATTCAAAACGCACAGAAGAACTTAAATTACAACGGAAAGCATTACAAGATGCCATCGCTAAAATTGATCAACAACTCGTCCTTTTAGATAAAGAAAAGAGTTATGATTTAATCAATGATCCAGCGCTTTCTAAATCAGTTTCGGTCGAAGAGGAGCAAAAAATCGCTTCCAGTAAAGAGTACCCAGAGTTGAGAGAACAGCAACAAGCGATTAATCGATTGAAGGAATCTGCAAATCAGACACAAAACAGCATTGTTGAAAAGCGAAAAGAGTATGTTTTAGCTACCAATTCAACTGAAAAAGAACGTATTCAAACTCAAATTCAACAGTTAGGCAATGAGTTGGCTGCGCAAAATAAAGAGATTGTTTCCAAAGAAACTGTTTTAAATACAGCATTAAATAACGTTGATGGGGATAAAGAAGCTTGGAAAAATGTATTAACACGCGAAGTACAACCAAAAACAGCTGTATCAACAAGTATTTCAGAAGTATTAGCCCCAGAAGTTGGTTCTGGATTTGAGATTAAGAAAGAGAATGGAACTGAACCTCGAACAATCAAAAAAGTGATTCCATTAGGAATTAAGGCACCAACAGGCTTGGTTTATCGTGTTCAGGTTGGAGCTTTTGCAAAACCAATTCCCGAAGATTTGTTCAAGGAGTTTACGCCAGTTACTGGGGAAAAGTTGGATAATGGAATTACCCGTTATTTGGCAGGATATTTTGGAAACCGTCAGAAGGTATTGGATGCGCAACAAGCTATCCGCGGGATAGGATATAAAGATGCATTCGTGGTTGCTTATTGTGATGGAAAACGAATCAGTTTGGCCGAAGCACGCCAGTTAGAAGAACAAGGATTGTGCAAACCAATGCGTCAGGATTCGATCGTTATGGAGGTGATTCAAAACACGATTGCTCAACTTCCATTAGATACCATTGCTAAATATAAAACGGAACCAAAAGTAAGTGATTACAACAAGGCTCCTGGAGCTGTTTCCGCTATTGCAATTGAAGAAATTAAAGGATTATTTTTCACTGTTCAGGTTGGGGTTTACAACAGGCCTGCGACCAAAGAGCAGTTGCGGGATATCAATCCGTTGGTGACTCGACGTTTGGAAAATGGACAAATTCGCTATTCAACAGGAACTTTCCGTTCAGTGGATGCGGCACGTCCGAAGAAAGCTGAAGCAGTGGAGAAAGGCGTTTTAGATGCATTCATTACCGCTTATTACGATGGTGAGCGGATTTCATTACAAGAAGCGAAGAAATTGTTAGCAGATCAAGGAGAAGCGGTTTTATTCAAGGAACAGGAATTGCCAAAAGTGGAAGAAACACCCGTCAGTGACCAAGTGGTGAAAGACTATGCGAAAGCGAATCCATTGATTGAGAAGCCAGTTTTCAATCAATATGCCTTGGTTTCACAAGAAAGCTATTCGGAATATCCGCGAAAAATCATGAATCAATTGCGTATTCAAGGAGATTTTTACTTCGATCAGACCGATTTACGGATCAAAACTCAGTTAGAAGAAGCTCTTCCAAAGTTAGTGAATAGTACTATTTTGTTTGATACAATTGTTCAAAAACCACTGATTTCTGCTGACATCAATGAACCAAATCGAACTTTAGTTGTAGGAATATGGGATTTTAAGGAAATTTCTGGTTCATGGGCAAATTGGTTACTTCGTTTAACCCTTCCTTATGAAGTAAAGACAAGTTCATCGATTATTGAAATATCCATGAATGTGAGTGGGGAAGAGGAGCGTAAGAAAGTGGAAGCACTTTTTACAGCGCAAGGTGGAAGATTAAAAACAGAATAA
- a CDS encoding MbnP family protein has protein sequence MKNIITLGVSALVLSIAVSCKKEKIEPTPVEGTDNVVLKIEHNWQDSLEFELNTDLVNPLTGDTLNFANFKYYVSNIRLKKADGSWWTQPNSYFLLDLVNGTTPSIQLTGVPYGEYTDVEYVLGVDSTRNVSGAQDGALSTDLGMFWTWNSGYIMVKAEGTSPNSGMGSFAFHLGGFSGANNIVTKKTHNFVGNNLSVTGNGHCQIHLTASPQTLWQTIGSVSNLSMIHMPGADAKTMADDFYNSFEFEYIHE, from the coding sequence ATGAAAAACATTATCACTTTGGGTGTTTCTGCCCTTGTATTATCTATTGCAGTAAGTTGTAAAAAAGAAAAAATTGAACCAACACCAGTTGAAGGAACCGACAATGTTGTTCTTAAAATAGAACACAATTGGCAAGATAGTCTTGAATTTGAGTTGAACACTGATTTAGTAAATCCTCTAACTGGCGATACCTTGAATTTTGCAAACTTCAAATATTACGTTTCAAATATACGTTTGAAGAAAGCAGACGGTAGTTGGTGGACTCAGCCTAACAGCTATTTTCTACTTGATTTAGTAAACGGGACAACTCCTTCCATTCAATTGACTGGTGTTCCTTACGGTGAATACACAGATGTTGAATACGTTTTGGGAGTAGACAGTACCAGAAATGTATCGGGAGCACAGGATGGCGCTCTATCAACAGATTTAGGGATGTTCTGGACATGGAATTCAGGATATATTATGGTAAAGGCTGAAGGAACATCACCAAATTCGGGAATGGGTTCGTTTGCGTTTCATTTAGGTGGATTTTCAGGAGCGAACAACATTGTGACAAAGAAAACGCACAACTTTGTTGGAAATAACCTCTCTGTAACTGGAAATGGGCACTGCCAAATTCATTTAACGGCCTCACCTCAAACCTTATGGCAAACAATCGGTAGTGTGAGTAATCTTTCAATGATTCACATGCCAGGTGCAGACGCAAAAACAATGGCTGACGATTTCTATAACTCTTTCGAGTTTGAGTATATCCATGAATAG
- a CDS encoding ATP-dependent Clp protease adaptor ClpS has translation MQTLEQNETEVLELLTEQKDLVIFNDDYNTFDHVIESLIKVCKHEVEQAEQCTWIIHYNGKCQVKRGEYEKLEPMCTALLERGISAEIQ, from the coding sequence ATGCAGACGCTAGAACAGAACGAAACAGAAGTCTTAGAATTGCTTACAGAGCAGAAAGATTTGGTGATTTTTAATGACGATTACAACACATTTGATCATGTCATTGAATCCTTGATTAAAGTGTGCAAGCATGAAGTTGAACAAGCAGAGCAATGTACTTGGATTATTCATTACAATGGAAAATGCCAGGTAAAACGTGGGGAATATGAAAAATTAGAGCCCATGTGTACTGCGCTGTTAGAAAGAGGAATAAGTGCTGAAATACAGTAG
- a CDS encoding Crp/Fnr family transcriptional regulator, translated as MRELLKLNITKHIDLSESETEAFCNLFQPKRIEKKQFLLREGEVCKFEGFVVKGLFRVYHIDNKGFEQILYFALENWWITDIDSFTNEKPSQLFIEALEDSEVLLISKREKEFAYTQLPKIEKLFRVMTQKTHVALQRRMIDNLSKTADQRYIDFIEKYPQLFQRLTNLQIAAYLGISHEFLSKIRRKIANKKEDELDY; from the coding sequence ATGAGAGAACTTCTAAAACTGAATATAACCAAGCACATTGACCTTTCAGAATCTGAAACAGAAGCATTTTGTAATTTGTTCCAACCAAAGCGAATAGAGAAAAAACAGTTTTTGTTGAGAGAAGGGGAAGTTTGCAAGTTTGAAGGTTTTGTTGTGAAAGGGCTTTTTCGGGTATATCACATCGACAATAAAGGTTTTGAACAAATACTCTATTTTGCACTAGAAAATTGGTGGATTACCGATATTGATAGTTTCACCAATGAAAAACCATCACAGCTTTTCATCGAAGCGTTGGAAGATAGTGAAGTGCTTTTGATTTCAAAAAGAGAAAAGGAATTTGCTTATACTCAGCTTCCAAAAATAGAGAAATTGTTCAGGGTAATGACCCAAAAAACACATGTTGCTCTTCAAAGAAGAATGATTGATAATTTGAGTAAAACCGCTGATCAGCGTTATATTGATTTTATTGAAAAATACCCTCAACTTTTCCAAAGATTAACCAATCTTCAAATAGCCGCCTATTTGGGTATCAGCCACGAATTTTTGAGCAAAATAAGAAGGAAAATTGCTAACAAAAAGGAAGACGAGCTAGATTATTGA
- a CDS encoding RrF2 family transcriptional regulator → MFSKACEYGIRASIFIAEQSLLDRKVSLKDVAEAIDSPASYTSKILQKLSRNNIINSDKGPTGGFSMGKKELEKVKLSSIVFAIDGESIYNGCGLGLKKCNEKMPCPVHNQFKMIRDQLKKMLETTTVLSLAVDYEKGFSFLKR, encoded by the coding sequence ATGTTTTCAAAAGCTTGTGAATATGGCATTAGAGCATCAATCTTCATTGCTGAGCAATCGCTTTTAGACAGAAAAGTGAGTTTAAAGGACGTTGCAGAAGCGATAGATTCGCCAGCATCCTATACTTCCAAAATTTTACAAAAATTATCACGCAATAACATTATTAACTCAGATAAAGGTCCTACCGGTGGCTTCTCAATGGGTAAAAAGGAACTTGAAAAAGTTAAACTCAGTTCAATTGTATTCGCTATTGATGGTGAAAGTATTTACAATGGTTGTGGTTTAGGACTAAAAAAGTGTAATGAAAAAATGCCTTGTCCCGTACACAATCAATTTAAGATGATAAGAGATCAACTTAAAAAGATGCTTGAAACAACAACAGTTCTGTCGTTGGCAGTGGACTACGAAAAGGGATTTTCCTTTTTGAAACGATAA
- a CDS encoding Crp/Fnr family transcriptional regulator, giving the protein MHKNLFTYINQHTTSILTKEEETLIENAFQPKKMRKKQYFLQEGEVCKYVGFIVKGAMRQYSVDEKGIEHIVHLYIENYWAGDRESSIMLTPSIYNIDAWEDTEMLTITRAEMLSLMEKIPSLVRMIQKMDERNAIASQRRLSSTISNTAEKRYEEFAEHHPQFLQRFPQHIIASYLGITKETLSRIRKKT; this is encoded by the coding sequence ATGCACAAAAATCTTTTTACTTATATCAACCAACATACAACTTCAATACTTACTAAAGAAGAGGAAACATTGATTGAAAATGCATTTCAGCCAAAAAAAATGCGAAAAAAGCAATACTTTTTGCAAGAGGGTGAAGTGTGTAAATACGTTGGTTTTATTGTTAAAGGTGCTATGAGACAATACAGTGTAGATGAAAAAGGTATTGAGCATATTGTGCATCTTTACATTGAAAACTATTGGGCGGGTGACCGTGAGAGTTCAATTATGCTTACACCCTCGATATACAATATTGATGCTTGGGAAGATACAGAAATGCTAACGATTACCCGTGCAGAAATGCTCAGCTTAATGGAGAAAATTCCTTCATTAGTAAGAATGATTCAAAAAATGGACGAAAGAAATGCAATTGCTTCACAGCGAAGATTAAGTTCAACGATTAGCAATACAGCAGAAAAACGCTACGAAGAATTTGCAGAGCATCACCCTCAATTTTTGCAACGATTTCCACAACATATAATAGCCTCCTATTTAGGAATTACAAAAGAAACTTTAAGTAGGATCAGGAAGAAAACCTAA
- a CDS encoding cytochrome-c peroxidase, producing the protein MNSSLVFKLLIALSIGSLIVSCKKAKVEPYKPWGFNSPSYFPTPTYTFENNKQTYQKFVLGRALFYETMLSSDQTISCATCHANTHGFAGHNTALSAGVSGLLGTRNSPSIANLAWSTSFMWDGGINHIEIMPVAPLTNPVEMNETFSSIISKLQTSDKYKKLFMDAYGNEDITEQKILKALTQFMMMIISDNSKYDRVRRGEDSFTAYEQEGYELFQQKCSQCHTEPLFTDHSFRNNGLEINAFNDEGRFLITQNEEDKGKFKVPSLRNVVMTYPYMHDGRFYTLSAVLDHYSSGVHQSATLDPSLQSGIALTGAEKSRIIDFLKTLNDYELTSSSWLAEPK; encoded by the coding sequence ATGAATAGTTCATTGGTATTTAAGCTGCTGATTGCATTGTCAATCGGCAGCTTAATCGTTTCGTGTAAAAAAGCAAAGGTTGAGCCGTATAAGCCTTGGGGATTTAATTCTCCAAGTTACTTTCCTACCCCTACTTACACGTTCGAAAACAACAAACAAACGTATCAGAAATTTGTTTTGGGAAGAGCCTTATTTTACGAAACGATGCTGTCTTCCGATCAAACAATTTCATGTGCTACATGTCATGCGAACACACATGGTTTTGCTGGACACAATACAGCTTTAAGTGCGGGAGTAAGCGGATTACTCGGAACACGGAATTCACCCTCAATAGCCAACTTAGCATGGTCAACTTCTTTTATGTGGGATGGTGGCATCAATCACATTGAAATTATGCCTGTCGCTCCTCTAACAAATCCTGTTGAAATGAATGAAACTTTTTCAAGTATCATTTCGAAATTACAGACTTCTGATAAATACAAAAAGTTGTTTATGGATGCTTATGGAAATGAAGATATAACAGAACAAAAGATTTTGAAAGCACTTACACAGTTTATGATGATGATTATCTCGGATAATTCAAAGTATGATCGAGTAAGAAGAGGTGAAGATAGTTTTACAGCCTACGAACAAGAAGGGTACGAACTTTTTCAGCAAAAATGCAGTCAGTGTCATACTGAACCTCTGTTTACAGATCATTCGTTCAGAAACAATGGACTAGAGATCAATGCATTCAATGATGAAGGCCGATTTCTGATTACTCAGAATGAAGAAGACAAAGGCAAGTTCAAAGTCCCTAGTTTAAGAAATGTAGTTATGACCTATCCGTATATGCACGATGGTCGGTTTTATACCCTAAGTGCCGTACTCGATCATTATAGCAGTGGAGTTCACCAATCGGCAACACTAGACCCTTCTCTGCAAAGCGGAATTGCTTTAACGGGTGCAGAAAAAAGTAGAATCATCGATTTTTTGAAAACGTTGAATGACTATGAATTGACTAGTAGCAGTTGGTTAGCTGAGCCGAAATAA